In the Streptomyces formicae genome, one interval contains:
- a CDS encoding type I polyketide synthase, which yields MGNWGMAETDTEQQAAERKATGRGATAGNGATSNEEKLLDYLKRATGDLRQSQRRLREMEAAQSEPIAVVGMACRYPDGVDSPDALWDLVAEGRDAITAFPADRGWDVEGQYDPDVARAAKNGKNYVSGGGFLRSATEFDAGFFGISPREALAMDPQQRLLLEGSWELFERAGIDPKSVKGSSTGTFIGFSSMDYGWEHQSIPEPVAGYFATGNFASVMSGRIAYTFGLEGPAVSVDAACSSSLVALHLAGQALRAGECSLAVAGGVTVMSTSIGYAEFCRQRALSPDGRCRAFAASADGFGPAEGIGLLLVERLSDARRNGHQVLAVVRGSAVNQDGASNGLTAPNGPSQERVIRAALRNARVAPEQIDVVEAHGTGTTLGDPIEAHALLATYGQRRPEERPLWLGSVKSNIGHTSAAAGVAGVIKMVQAIRHGVLPKTLHVEEPTPHVDWSSGAVRLLTESRAWPDTEGRPRRAGVSAFGISGTNTHVIVEEAPSDTGATAGSEPADNATGGRAAPGLTDTLVPWLVSARSERALRAQADLLATHAATGDASLRDIGHSLASTRAALEHRAVILAPDHETALAGLTSLATGDSTIPSHVVRGMATTTDPDERELTSKTAFVFPGQGSQWVGMAAGLLESSPVFAGRFGECDAVLRAYVDWSVVDVVRGVDGAPSLDDVVVVQCALWAVMVSLAELWRSVGVEPAAVIGHSQGEIAAAAVAGALSLEDAAKVVALRARAISDGLSGLGGMMSIALPAEAVRERIASFGARVSVASVNGPSSTVVSGDPDALDELLSSCEADGVRARRIAVDYASHSAQVESIREQVISALQGIEPRASEVPFYSTVTGSPLNTAELDAEYWFTNLRQEVRFDQTVRALLADGFGAFVECSAHPVLTVGLGETFEDTGSTTVYAQGTLRRDEGGPERFLTSAAEGYVRGLPVNWQSLYAGSDVRQVDLPTYAFQHQRYWMETDPAAAGDPAELGLGAVEHAVLGGALPVADGGPLVLTGSLMPRTHAWSVQHTVHGSAVVPSAVFAELAATAAYETGCSRATGLVVEAPLVLPEKGGVQLQLVVGAGEVEGEREFAVYARGAQAAPDASWTPHARGTLGNGAPDLVEDAQAAWPPAGAEQVGLDDLYARLDAVGHGHGPAFRALRSVWRAGDELFAEVTVGEGEVGEGEDRPLSVDGFGIHPALLHAALQPALAAGSDGGDGLPLLPVEWRGLTLHAVGATSLRVRVRPVGEDAVAVSATDPDGAPVVTVDAVRLAPVGPEELRGAEELTRDALFRLEWAPVPVERASVADARRWAVIGTDELGLAAALGLGRGGADAADTSTVAVLSYATESTPDPAADPGLADRVREVTAEALEVVQKWVADERAESSTLVVVTRNAVATRAGEELGGLVHAPLWGLIRAAQAEYPAGRFLLVDVDGRRPSLDALVPAVTAALAEGEQQLALREGEALVPRLTRARSDVYPTETAPAHPTPAYPTETETDPAPGTWLVTGGTGTLGRLVARHLVTEHGVRHLVLASRRGRGADGAAELAAELTSAGATVDIVACDAADREALEALLDTVPADRPLTGVVHAAGVLDDGLVGSLCAEQCERVLRPKSDTALNLHQLTLDHDLSAFVLFSSAAGTLGNAGQAGFGAANVFLDALAQHRRARGLPGVSLAWGPWRTGEDTEDTGDTGGSGGGIVPFTPDEGLALFDAARHGTDALALPIRPDLPVLGEAAAAGALPTVLRGLVRTARRTAATGAGADRSRTELARKLAGVRPAEQTRVLLDLLRTEVAAVLRHATTEDVDADRAFKDLGFDSLTAVELRNRLAAATGLTLPPTLVFTYPTPTVLVRFLLEELALGAGAEEELPVLAELERLADTLAATAADESTTERITQRIEALLWQWRGDPRGTRGVLAGEALDAASDDEMFALIDKELGGS from the coding sequence TTGGGGAACTGGGGCATGGCAGAGACAGACACGGAACAGCAGGCCGCGGAGCGGAAAGCCACCGGACGCGGCGCCACGGCAGGCAACGGCGCGACCTCCAACGAAGAGAAGCTGCTCGACTACCTCAAGCGGGCGACGGGCGACCTCCGGCAGTCCCAGCGACGGCTGCGCGAGATGGAGGCCGCCCAGAGCGAGCCCATCGCCGTCGTCGGCATGGCCTGCCGCTACCCGGACGGGGTGGACTCGCCGGACGCGCTGTGGGACCTCGTCGCCGAGGGCCGCGACGCCATCACCGCGTTCCCCGCCGACCGGGGCTGGGACGTCGAGGGCCAGTACGACCCCGATGTCGCGCGCGCCGCGAAGAACGGCAAGAACTACGTGAGCGGCGGCGGGTTCCTGCGCTCCGCCACCGAGTTCGACGCCGGATTCTTCGGCATCTCGCCGCGCGAGGCGCTGGCCATGGACCCCCAGCAGCGCCTGCTCCTCGAAGGCTCCTGGGAGCTGTTCGAACGAGCGGGCATCGACCCGAAGTCCGTCAAGGGCAGCTCCACCGGCACCTTCATCGGCTTCAGCTCGATGGATTACGGCTGGGAGCACCAGAGCATCCCCGAGCCGGTCGCCGGGTACTTCGCCACCGGCAACTTCGCCAGCGTGATGTCCGGCCGGATCGCCTACACCTTCGGCCTAGAGGGGCCCGCCGTCAGCGTCGACGCGGCCTGCTCCTCCTCCCTGGTGGCGCTCCACCTCGCGGGGCAGGCGCTGCGGGCCGGGGAGTGCTCGCTCGCCGTCGCCGGAGGCGTCACCGTCATGTCCACCTCGATCGGATACGCCGAGTTCTGCCGCCAGCGCGCCCTGTCCCCGGACGGCAGGTGCCGGGCGTTCGCCGCATCGGCCGACGGCTTCGGCCCCGCCGAGGGCATCGGCCTGCTCCTGGTCGAGCGGCTCTCCGACGCGCGCCGCAACGGCCACCAGGTCCTTGCCGTCGTCCGCGGTTCCGCCGTCAACCAGGACGGCGCGAGCAACGGCCTGACCGCGCCCAACGGCCCCTCCCAGGAACGCGTCATCCGCGCCGCCCTGCGCAACGCCCGTGTCGCGCCGGAACAGATCGACGTGGTCGAGGCGCACGGCACCGGCACCACCCTCGGCGACCCGATCGAGGCACACGCGCTGCTCGCCACCTACGGGCAGCGACGCCCCGAGGAACGGCCCCTGTGGTTGGGTTCGGTGAAGTCCAACATCGGGCACACCTCCGCCGCCGCCGGTGTGGCCGGAGTGATCAAGATGGTGCAGGCCATACGACATGGCGTACTGCCCAAGACGCTGCACGTGGAGGAGCCGACCCCGCACGTCGACTGGTCGTCGGGCGCCGTCCGCCTGCTCACCGAGTCCCGCGCCTGGCCCGACACCGAGGGCCGTCCCCGGCGCGCGGGCGTCTCCGCGTTCGGCATCAGCGGCACCAACACCCATGTGATCGTGGAGGAGGCACCGAGCGACACGGGAGCCACGGCCGGGTCCGAGCCCGCAGACAACGCCACCGGCGGCCGGGCCGCCCCTGGCCTGACCGACACCCTCGTGCCCTGGCTCGTCTCGGCCCGCTCCGAGCGCGCCCTGCGCGCCCAGGCGGACCTCCTGGCCACCCACGCGGCAACCGGAGACGCCTCTCTCCGCGACATCGGCCACTCTCTGGCGTCGACCCGCGCCGCGTTGGAACACCGAGCGGTCATCCTGGCCCCTGACCACGAGACCGCGCTCGCGGGCCTCACGTCCCTCGCCACGGGAGATTCCACCATCCCGTCCCACGTCGTACGTGGAATGGCGACGACCACGGACCCGGACGAACGCGAACTGACCAGTAAGACGGCGTTCGTGTTCCCGGGGCAGGGTTCGCAGTGGGTGGGGATGGCGGCGGGGTTGTTGGAGTCGTCGCCGGTGTTCGCGGGGCGGTTCGGTGAGTGTGATGCGGTGCTGCGGGCGTATGTGGACTGGTCTGTGGTGGACGTTGTCCGGGGTGTGGATGGTGCGCCGTCTTTGGATGACGTGGTGGTGGTGCAGTGCGCCTTGTGGGCGGTGATGGTCTCGCTCGCGGAGCTCTGGCGGTCGGTGGGTGTCGAGCCTGCTGCGGTGATTGGTCACAGTCAGGGTGAGATCGCGGCTGCCGCTGTGGCGGGTGCGTTGTCGCTGGAGGATGCGGCGAAGGTGGTGGCGCTGAGGGCTCGGGCGATCTCGGATGGTCTGTCGGGTCTCGGCGGGATGATGTCGATTGCGTTGCCCGCGGAGGCTGTGCGGGAGCGGATCGCCTCGTTCGGTGCGCGGGTGTCGGTGGCTTCGGTCAACGGGCCTTCCTCCACGGTGGTTTCGGGTGACCCGGACGCGTTGGATGAGCTGCTGTCCTCGTGCGAGGCGGATGGTGTGCGGGCCCGGCGGATCGCGGTGGACTACGCCTCGCACTCCGCCCAGGTGGAGTCGATCCGCGAGCAGGTGATCTCGGCGTTGCAGGGCATCGAGCCGCGCGCCTCGGAGGTGCCGTTCTACTCCACGGTGACCGGGTCTCCTCTGAACACCGCGGAGTTGGACGCGGAGTACTGGTTCACGAACCTGCGCCAGGAGGTTCGCTTCGACCAGACCGTGCGCGCCCTGCTCGCGGACGGTTTCGGGGCGTTCGTGGAGTGCAGTGCTCACCCGGTCCTGACTGTGGGTCTGGGGGAGACGTTCGAGGACACCGGCAGCACCACTGTGTACGCGCAAGGGACCTTGCGTCGCGACGAAGGCGGACCGGAACGCTTCCTGACCTCTGCCGCCGAAGGGTATGTGCGTGGCCTGCCGGTCAACTGGCAGTCTCTGTACGCCGGTTCAGACGTCCGGCAAGTGGACCTGCCCACCTACGCCTTCCAGCACCAGCGCTACTGGATGGAAACCGACCCCGCTGCCGCCGGTGACCCGGCGGAGCTCGGGCTCGGGGCCGTGGAGCACGCGGTTCTCGGCGGCGCGCTTCCCGTGGCCGACGGCGGGCCGCTCGTGCTGACCGGCTCCCTGATGCCTCGCACGCATGCCTGGTCCGTGCAGCACACGGTGCACGGATCGGCGGTCGTGCCGAGTGCCGTGTTCGCCGAACTGGCCGCGACGGCCGCGTACGAGACGGGCTGCTCCCGGGCGACGGGTCTCGTCGTCGAGGCGCCCCTCGTGCTGCCCGAGAAGGGCGGCGTACAGCTCCAACTGGTCGTAGGGGCAGGGGAGGTGGAGGGCGAGCGGGAGTTCGCGGTGTACGCGCGCGGTGCGCAGGCGGCGCCGGACGCGTCCTGGACGCCTCATGCGCGCGGGACGCTCGGCAACGGCGCGCCGGACCTGGTGGAGGACGCTCAGGCGGCGTGGCCGCCCGCGGGCGCCGAACAGGTCGGACTCGACGATCTTTACGCGCGGCTGGATGCCGTAGGACACGGACATGGCCCCGCGTTCCGGGCGCTACGTTCCGTCTGGCGGGCGGGTGACGAGCTCTTCGCCGAGGTCACCGTCGGTGAAGGCGAGGTCGGTGAGGGGGAGGACCGGCCCCTGTCCGTGGACGGGTTCGGGATTCACCCGGCCCTGCTCCACGCCGCGCTCCAACCGGCCCTGGCCGCAGGCTCCGACGGCGGCGACGGCCTGCCTCTGCTGCCGGTCGAATGGCGCGGGCTCACCCTGCACGCGGTCGGTGCCACCAGCCTGCGCGTGCGGGTGAGGCCCGTGGGCGAGGACGCCGTGGCGGTCTCCGCGACCGACCCGGACGGCGCGCCCGTGGTCACCGTGGACGCCGTACGGCTCGCTCCGGTCGGTCCCGAAGAGCTGCGTGGGGCAGAGGAGTTGACGCGGGACGCGCTGTTCCGCCTGGAGTGGGCCCCGGTGCCCGTCGAGCGGGCTTCCGTCGCCGATGCCCGTCGGTGGGCGGTCATCGGCACCGACGAGCTGGGTCTGGCCGCCGCACTCGGCCTGGGCAGGGGCGGTGCGGACGCGGCGGACACGTCCACCGTCGCCGTGTTGTCGTACGCCACGGAATCGACCCCCGATCCGGCGGCGGACCCGGGCCTCGCGGACCGGGTGCGCGAGGTGACCGCGGAGGCCCTGGAAGTCGTGCAGAAGTGGGTGGCCGACGAGCGCGCCGAGTCCTCGACCCTGGTGGTCGTGACCCGGAACGCCGTGGCCACGCGGGCGGGAGAAGAGCTCGGCGGGCTCGTCCACGCGCCGTTGTGGGGGCTGATACGGGCCGCCCAGGCGGAGTATCCGGCCGGACGGTTCCTGCTGGTCGACGTGGACGGGCGGCGGCCGTCGCTCGACGCGTTGGTCCCCGCGGTCACGGCGGCTCTCGCCGAGGGGGAGCAGCAGTTGGCACTGCGGGAGGGGGAGGCGCTGGTACCGCGGCTCACCAGGGCCCGCTCCGACGTGTACCCGACAGAGACGGCTCCCGCGCACCCGACTCCCGCGTACCCGACGGAGACGGAGACCGACCCGGCGCCGGGCACCTGGCTCGTCACCGGCGGCACCGGGACCCTGGGCCGCCTGGTCGCCCGCCATCTGGTGACCGAACACGGCGTGCGCCACCTCGTGCTCGCGAGCCGCCGGGGCCGCGGGGCCGACGGCGCGGCGGAGCTGGCGGCCGAGCTGACCTCGGCCGGGGCGACCGTGGACATCGTGGCCTGTGACGCGGCCGACCGCGAAGCGCTGGAGGCGCTCCTCGACACCGTCCCCGCCGACCGGCCGCTGACCGGCGTCGTGCACGCGGCCGGTGTGCTCGACGACGGACTCGTCGGCTCGCTCTGCGCCGAACAGTGCGAGCGGGTGCTGCGCCCCAAGTCGGACACGGCCCTCAACCTGCACCAACTCACCCTGGATCACGACCTGTCGGCCTTCGTGCTCTTCTCCTCGGCGGCGGGCACGCTGGGCAACGCGGGACAGGCGGGCTTCGGCGCCGCCAACGTGTTCCTCGACGCCCTCGCCCAGCACCGCAGGGCGCGAGGACTGCCCGGGGTCTCCCTCGCCTGGGGGCCGTGGCGGACGGGCGAGGACACCGAGGACACCGGGGACACCGGGGGGAGCGGCGGCGGAATCGTGCCGTTCACGCCGGACGAGGGGCTCGCGCTGTTCGACGCGGCCCGGCACGGGACGGACGCGCTGGCGCTGCCGATCCGTCCCGACCTGCCGGTGCTCGGCGAGGCGGCGGCAGCGGGCGCGCTGCCCACGGTGCTGCGCGGCCTCGTCAGGACCGCGCGGCGCACCGCCGCCACCGGCGCGGGCGCCGACCGCTCCCGTACCGAACTCGCCAGGAAACTGGCCGGAGTGCGGCCCGCCGAGCAGACGCGCGTCCTGCTCGACCTGTTGCGCACCGAGGTCGCGGCCGTACTGCGGCACGCCACGACCGAGGACGTGGATGCGGACCGTGCCTTCAAGGACCTCGGCTTCGACTCGCTCACCGCGGTCGAGCTGCGCAACAGGCTGGCCGCCGCGACCGGTCTCACGCTGCCGCCGACGCTCGTCTTCACGTATCCGACGCCGACCGTCCTGGTGCGTTTCCTCCTGGAGGAACTGGCCCTCGGGGCGGGCGCAGAGGAAGAACTCCCCGTCCTCGCCGAGCTGGAGAGGCTCGCCGACACCCTGGCGGCGACCGCGGCGGACGAGTCCACCACGGAGCGGATCACCCAGCGCATCGAGGCCCTGCTGTGGCAGTGGCGCGGCGACCCGCGCGGCACCCGGGGGGTCCTCGCCGGGGAAGCCCTCGACGCCGCCTCCGACGACGAGATGTTCGCACTGATCGACAAGGAACTGGGCGGCTCTTGA
- a CDS encoding type I polyketide synthase: MSNGTTEAKLRDYLKRVTADLSLTRHRLHEVEAADSEPIAVVGMACRYPGDADSPEELWELVAEGRDAISPFPTDRGWDLDALYHPDPEVRGTSYVRDGGFLSRAGDFDAPFFGITPREALGMDPQQRLMLEISWEAFERAGIAPATAKGTRVGVYTGIVATNYVSRLRETPEPVEGYVVTGTMSSVASGRVAYTLGLEGPAVSVETACSSSLVALHLAVQALRSGDCAMALAGGVAVMPMPDAFVEFSRQRGMAPDGRIKAFAAQADGTNWAEGAGVLLVERLSDARRAGHPVLAVIRGSAINQDGASNGLSAPNDLAQERVIRAALASARLTADDVDAVEAHGTGTTLGDPIEAQALFATYGKDRPKDRPLLLGSIKSNFGHAGPAAGVAGVIKMVEAMRHGLLPRTLHVDEPTPHVDWSSGTIRLLTEPAPWPARQDRPRRAGVSAFGISGTNAHVVLEEAPGEPAPAPEAADAEADAVAEVSGLTGELVPWLVSARSETALRAQAARLAAYADVRTSADPADIGRSLALTRSPMEHRGAVLAADRDSALAALRALAEGTPAPGVLTSAAAPGGRVAFVFPGQGSQWQGMAARLADTAPAFARRLAACDDALRPLTGWSVTEAIRGGEDAPSFDDVEVVQSALWAVMVSLAELWRSVGVEPAAVIGHSQGEIAAAAVCGALSLQDAAKVVALRARAIREELSGKGGMVSVALPAEGVRDRIAPWGERISVASVNGPSSTVVSGEPDALDELIASCAADGVRARRIAVDYASHSAQVDAIRDRVVDALRDIEPRTSDIPFYSTVTGSALDSAALDAEYWITNLRQTVRFDDTVRALLADGFSHFVESSAHPVLTVGLQETFEDTGSDAVALATLRRDEGGTGRFVTALAEGHVRGLPVDWAAVFAGAGTGARHVDLPTYAFQHSRYWLEEPAAETPAAEQHDDEGDDAEFWAAVERGDLTDIAAELGVTADLPLSEALPALSSWRRRSRSRSRADRWRYRVAWHPLATADTPALEGRWLLAVPQGDPQGEEYDDRVAGTVQALEKLGARVERLAVDPATADRAHLTGLLRETCAGREGPPAGILSLLGLDRRPHPDHTAVPASLAATLALAQALVDVAGELPVAPRLWCATGGAVSVDAGDPLTDPAAAHLWGLGRVVALEHPLLWGGLIDLPADATDPAVDGLRAALTAPADEDHLAVRADGTLYGRRLVRAPLADTPAHRSWQPRGSVLITGGTGGIGSHLARQLARDGAEHLVLASRSGPAAPGAAELSEELTALGARVSLVACDVADRDAVADVLAGIPDDLPLTAVIHAAAVLDDGVIDSLTPEQMQRVLRVKARGAVHLHELTRDMDLSAFVLCSSFGATFGLPALGNYAPGNAFLDALAEHRRAQGLPATSVAWGTWAETGMAAGAVGARGRLEGIEAMDPQSAAAALSHVLDREEATAVLIDLRWERFAPVFHAKRPTALFQQIPEAVRALAASAQGPDPDTGGEPADGLRARLLGAARHEQEHELLELVRSHAGVVMGHVTLTGDAKDAIDPDRPFRELGFDSLMAVELRNRVGAATGLTLPSTLVFDFPTPDAVARHLWEQMGLGLGGGPQPGEAELDLLEASLATVPADAEARARTVKRLERLLWKWTADSTAETPEHGTEETEFTTVTNDEMFALIDRELGTGGAADD, translated from the coding sequence ATGTCCAACGGCACTACCGAGGCAAAGCTCCGCGACTACCTCAAACGCGTCACGGCCGACCTGAGCCTGACGCGGCACCGGCTGCACGAGGTGGAGGCAGCGGACAGCGAGCCCATCGCCGTCGTCGGCATGGCCTGCCGCTACCCCGGCGACGCGGATTCCCCCGAAGAGCTGTGGGAGCTGGTCGCCGAAGGCCGCGACGCCATCAGCCCCTTCCCCACCGACCGGGGCTGGGACCTCGACGCGCTCTACCACCCCGACCCCGAGGTCCGGGGCACGAGCTACGTCCGCGACGGCGGATTCCTCAGCCGTGCCGGGGACTTCGACGCGCCCTTCTTCGGCATCACCCCGCGCGAGGCACTCGGCATGGACCCGCAGCAGCGGCTGATGCTGGAGATCTCGTGGGAGGCGTTCGAGCGCGCGGGCATCGCCCCCGCCACCGCGAAGGGCACCCGCGTCGGCGTCTACACCGGCATCGTGGCCACCAACTACGTGTCCCGGCTGCGGGAGACCCCCGAGCCCGTCGAGGGGTACGTGGTCACGGGCACGATGTCGAGCGTGGCCTCGGGCCGCGTCGCGTACACGCTGGGACTGGAAGGCCCGGCCGTGAGCGTGGAGACGGCCTGCTCCTCCTCGCTGGTCGCCCTGCACCTCGCCGTGCAGGCCCTGCGGTCGGGCGACTGCGCCATGGCCTTGGCCGGCGGGGTCGCGGTGATGCCCATGCCGGACGCCTTCGTGGAGTTCAGCAGGCAGCGGGGCATGGCCCCGGACGGCCGCATCAAGGCCTTCGCCGCCCAGGCCGACGGCACCAACTGGGCCGAGGGCGCCGGAGTGCTCCTCGTCGAGCGGCTCTCCGACGCGCGGCGCGCGGGCCACCCGGTCCTCGCGGTGATCCGAGGCTCGGCCATCAACCAGGACGGCGCGAGCAACGGCCTCTCGGCCCCCAACGACCTCGCCCAGGAACGCGTCATCAGGGCGGCGCTCGCGAGCGCCAGGCTCACCGCCGACGACGTGGACGCGGTCGAGGCGCACGGCACCGGCACCACGCTCGGCGACCCGATCGAGGCCCAGGCGCTGTTCGCCACCTACGGAAAGGACCGGCCGAAGGACCGGCCGCTGCTCCTGGGGTCGATCAAGTCCAACTTCGGGCACGCGGGCCCGGCGGCGGGCGTGGCCGGAGTGATCAAAATGGTGGAGGCGATGCGGCACGGCCTGCTGCCGCGCACCCTGCACGTCGACGAGCCGACGCCGCACGTCGACTGGTCCTCGGGGACGATACGGCTGCTCACCGAGCCCGCGCCGTGGCCCGCGCGGCAGGACCGGCCGCGCCGCGCCGGTGTCTCCGCGTTCGGCATCAGCGGCACCAACGCCCACGTCGTCCTGGAAGAGGCCCCCGGGGAGCCCGCGCCCGCACCGGAAGCGGCGGACGCCGAAGCCGATGCCGTCGCCGAGGTGTCCGGACTCACCGGGGAGCTGGTGCCCTGGCTGGTGTCCGCCCGTTCGGAGACCGCGCTGCGGGCCCAGGCCGCGCGGCTCGCCGCGTACGCCGACGTGAGGACCTCGGCCGACCCCGCGGACATCGGCCGCTCCCTGGCGCTGACCCGGTCCCCGATGGAACACCGGGGCGCGGTCCTGGCCGCCGACAGGGACAGCGCCCTCGCGGCGCTCAGGGCCCTCGCGGAGGGCACACCCGCGCCCGGAGTCCTCACCTCGGCCGCGGCCCCCGGCGGCCGGGTCGCCTTCGTCTTCCCGGGGCAGGGCTCGCAGTGGCAGGGCATGGCGGCCCGACTCGCCGACACCGCACCGGCGTTCGCACGACGGCTCGCCGCCTGCGACGACGCGCTGCGACCGCTCACCGGCTGGTCGGTGACCGAGGCCATCCGCGGCGGCGAAGACGCGCCCTCCTTCGACGACGTCGAGGTGGTGCAGTCCGCGCTCTGGGCTGTCATGGTGTCGCTCGCGGAGCTGTGGCGCTCGGTGGGGGTCGAACCCGCCGCGGTGATCGGCCACAGTCAGGGCGAGATCGCCGCCGCCGCCGTGTGCGGAGCGCTGTCTCTCCAGGACGCGGCGAAGGTGGTCGCCCTGCGGGCCCGCGCCATCCGCGAGGAACTCTCCGGCAAGGGCGGCATGGTGTCGGTGGCGCTGCCCGCGGAGGGCGTACGCGACCGCATAGCCCCCTGGGGCGAGCGCATCTCGGTGGCGTCGGTCAACGGGCCTTCCTCCACCGTGGTCTCCGGCGAACCCGACGCCCTCGACGAGCTGATCGCCTCCTGTGCCGCGGACGGGGTGCGCGCGCGTCGGATCGCGGTGGACTACGCCTCGCACTCCGCGCAGGTGGACGCCATCCGCGACCGGGTCGTCGACGCACTGCGGGACATCGAGCCGCGCACCTCCGACATCCCCTTCTACTCGACCGTGACCGGCTCGGCCCTGGACAGCGCGGCGCTCGACGCGGAGTACTGGATCACCAACCTGAGGCAGACCGTCCGCTTCGACGACACCGTCCGCGCCCTGCTCGCCGACGGCTTCAGCCACTTCGTCGAGTCGAGCGCGCACCCGGTGCTCACCGTCGGCCTCCAGGAGACCTTCGAGGACACCGGCAGCGACGCCGTCGCCCTCGCCACGCTCCGCCGCGACGAGGGCGGCACGGGCCGCTTCGTCACCGCACTCGCCGAGGGCCACGTACGGGGCCTGCCCGTCGACTGGGCCGCGGTCTTCGCCGGAGCGGGCACCGGAGCCCGGCACGTGGACCTGCCGACCTACGCCTTCCAGCACAGCCGCTACTGGCTTGAGGAGCCCGCGGCCGAGACGCCCGCCGCCGAGCAGCACGATGACGAGGGCGACGACGCCGAGTTCTGGGCCGCGGTGGAGCGCGGCGACCTGACCGACATCGCGGCCGAGCTCGGTGTCACCGCCGACCTGCCGCTGAGCGAGGCACTGCCCGCCCTGTCGTCGTGGCGGCGCCGCAGCCGGTCGCGATCGCGCGCCGACCGGTGGCGCTACCGCGTGGCATGGCACCCGCTCGCCACCGCCGACACCCCGGCACTGGAAGGCCGTTGGCTGCTTGCAGTTCCGCAGGGCGATCCGCAGGGCGAGGAGTACGACGACCGGGTCGCCGGAACCGTACAGGCCCTGGAGAAGCTCGGCGCACGGGTGGAGCGGCTTGCCGTGGACCCGGCGACGGCCGACCGGGCGCACCTGACCGGGCTGCTGCGCGAGACCTGCGCGGGCCGGGAGGGACCGCCCGCCGGCATCCTCTCGCTGCTCGGCCTCGACCGGCGCCCCCACCCCGACCACACCGCGGTGCCCGCCTCGCTCGCCGCGACCCTGGCCCTCGCCCAGGCGCTGGTCGACGTCGCCGGGGAACTCCCGGTCGCGCCACGCCTGTGGTGTGCCACCGGCGGAGCCGTCTCCGTCGACGCGGGGGATCCGCTCACCGATCCGGCGGCCGCGCACCTGTGGGGGCTCGGCAGGGTCGTCGCGCTGGAACACCCGCTGCTGTGGGGCGGGTTGATCGACCTGCCCGCCGATGCCACCGACCCGGCGGTGGACGGGCTGCGGGCCGCGCTCACCGCCCCCGCCGACGAGGACCACCTCGCCGTACGCGCCGACGGCACCCTCTACGGGCGGCGGCTCGTGCGCGCCCCCCTCGCGGACACCCCCGCGCACCGCTCCTGGCAGCCGCGCGGCAGCGTGCTCATCACCGGCGGCACCGGCGGAATCGGCTCCCACCTGGCCCGGCAGCTGGCGCGCGACGGGGCCGAGCACCTGGTCCTGGCGAGCCGGAGCGGACCGGCCGCGCCGGGCGCCGCCGAGCTGAGCGAGGAACTGACCGCGCTCGGCGCGAGGGTCTCCCTCGTCGCCTGCGACGTGGCGGACCGCGACGCCGTCGCCGACGTGCTCGCGGGGATCCCCGACGACCTGCCGCTGACCGCCGTGATCCACGCGGCCGCGGTCCTGGACGACGGGGTGATCGACTCGCTCACCCCCGAGCAGATGCAACGCGTGCTGCGCGTGAAGGCACGGGGCGCGGTCCACCTGCACGAGCTCACCCGGGACATGGACCTCTCGGCGTTCGTCCTGTGCTCCTCCTTCGGCGCCACCTTCGGACTGCCCGCACTCGGGAACTACGCGCCGGGCAATGCCTTCCTCGACGCGCTCGCCGAGCACCGGCGCGCCCAGGGCCTGCCCGCGACCTCCGTCGCGTGGGGCACCTGGGCGGAGACCGGGATGGCCGCCGGAGCCGTCGGCGCCCGCGGCCGCCTCGAAGGAATCGAGGCGATGGACCCGCAGTCGGCGGCCGCCGCCCTCTCCCACGTCCTCGACCGCGAGGAGGCCACCGCCGTCCTCATCGACCTGCGCTGGGAGCGCTTCGCGCCGGTCTTCCACGCCAAACGCCCCACGGCGCTCTTCCAGCAGATCCCCGAGGCCGTACGGGCGTTGGCGGCGAGCGCCCAGGGGCCGGATCCGGACACCGGCGGTGAGCCCGCCGACGGACTGCGGGCCCGGCTGCTCGGCGCGGCCCGCCACGAGCAGGAGCACGAACTGCTCGAACTGGTCCGCTCGCACGCGGGCGTCGTCATGGGCCACGTGACCCTCACCGGCGACGCCAAGGACGCCATCGACCCCGACCGCCCGTTCCGGGAGCTGGGCTTCGACTCCCTGATGGCGGTCGAACTCCGCAACCGCGTCGGCGCGGCCACCGGCCTCACCCTGCCCTCCACGCTGGTCTTCGACTTCCCCACCCCCGACGCCGTGGCCCGCCACCTGTGGGAGCAGATGGGGCTCGGCCTGGGCGGCGGCCCGCAGCCGGGAGAGGCGGAACTCGACCTCCTCGAAGCCTCGCTCGCGACGGTTCCCGCCGACGCCGAGGCGCGCGCGAGGACCGTCAAGCGGCTGGAGCGCCTGCTGTGGAAATGGACCGCGGACAGCACCGCGGAAACCCCTGAACACGGGACCGAGGAAACCGAGTTCACGACCGTGACCAACGACGAGATGTTCGCCCTCATCGATCGCGAACTGGGAACAGGCGGGGCCGCAGATGACTGA